ATGAAATTATAGCATAATATAGTATTATAAGAAATTTCAACTTGTGTATCAAAATGATAACATAAAATCACATTGAAAAACTCGGAAATTATTACAATTGATAGAAAAATGAAAATATTTATATTCATTTTTCCCACAAAACAGCATCCTATTTCAAATTCCACTAAAAAAAATGATACGATAGAAAGAGATTATACTTTAAGGGAGACGGTAAAAATGAAACAACCACTCGCACATCGAATGCGCCCTACAAATATTCAAGAAATTATCGGCCAACAACATTTAGTTGGTGAAGGAAAGATTTTATGGCGAATGGTCCAAGCAAATCATTTTCAATCTATGATTTTATATGGCCCTCCAGGCACTGGAAAAACATCCATTGCGAGCGCAATTGCAGGCAGTACCGGAACCCCTTTTCGCCTATTAAATGCTGTTACTCATAATAAAAAAGATATGGAAGTTGTCGTACAAGAAGCAAAGATGCATCGACACCTCGTTTTAATTTTAGATGAAGTACACCGTCTAGATAAAGCAAAACAGGATTTTCTATTACCCCATTTAGAAAGCGGACTTCTTACCTTAATTGGGGCAACGACGAGTAATCCGTTCCATGCTATTAATTCTGCTATTCGAAGTCGTTGTCAAATCTTCGAATTACATGCATTAACAGAAGATGATCTTTTAATTGGCTTAAAACGAGCACTTGAAGATAAAGAAAAAGGTCTTGGAGAATATGATGTAACGGTTACGCCTGAAGCATTAAATCACTTTGCAAATGCATCAGGCGGAGATATGCGTTCCGCTTATAATGCACTTGAGCTAGCTGTTTTATCTAGCTTTACAACGGATGACAAAGCTGCGGAAATTACACTAGAAATCGCAGAAGAATGCTTGCAAAAAAAGAGCTTCGTTCATGACAAAGGTGGAGATGCTCATTATGACGTATTATCAGCATTTCAAAAATCGGTGCGCGGAAGTGATGTAAATGCAGCACTTCATTATTTAGCACGCCTTATTGAAGCGGGTGATTTGCAAAGCATTGGTAGACGTCTTCTTATTATGGCATATGAAGATATCGGACTTGCTAGCCCACAAGCCGGACCACGTACACTAGCAGCCATAGAATCAGCTGAACGAGTTGGATTCCCAGAGGCACGCATACCACTTGCAAATGCCGTTATCGAGCTTTGCCTATCACCAAAATCAAACTCAGCTTATAAAGCACTTGATGCTGCATTACACGATTTACGGAACGGTCAAACAGGCGACATCCCAGGTCATTTAAAAGATAGTCATTACAAAGGCGCAGAATCACTTGGAAGAGGCATTGGATACTTATACCCACACGACCATCCAAATGGTTGGGTACAGCAACAATACTTACCTGATAAAATAAA
This Bacillus paramycoides DNA region includes the following protein-coding sequences:
- a CDS encoding replication-associated recombination protein A — encoded protein: MKQPLAHRMRPTNIQEIIGQQHLVGEGKILWRMVQANHFQSMILYGPPGTGKTSIASAIAGSTGTPFRLLNAVTHNKKDMEVVVQEAKMHRHLVLILDEVHRLDKAKQDFLLPHLESGLLTLIGATTSNPFHAINSAIRSRCQIFELHALTEDDLLIGLKRALEDKEKGLGEYDVTVTPEALNHFANASGGDMRSAYNALELAVLSSFTTDDKAAEITLEIAEECLQKKSFVHDKGGDAHYDVLSAFQKSVRGSDVNAALHYLARLIEAGDLQSIGRRLLIMAYEDIGLASPQAGPRTLAAIESAERVGFPEARIPLANAVIELCLSPKSNSAYKALDAALHDLRNGQTGDIPGHLKDSHYKGAESLGRGIGYLYPHDHPNGWVQQQYLPDKIKNKQYYKPKTTGKFEQALSTVYERLRSSNKTKNKG